One uncultured Jannaschia sp. DNA segment encodes these proteins:
- a CDS encoding cytochrome c family protein → MDTMTITKAGGAICGSLLIALLGLWFAEGLYHSDTGHGEEHAAGYAIIVESEDAGADVDDAVPEAPFEEVYVNASADAGERLWRQCSACHQLEAGANATGPYLHGVVGRAKHSVDGYDYSDALLSQDGEWTPENISAFLENPREYAPGTKMAYRGMEDVEDRANLIAYLATFGG, encoded by the coding sequence ATGGATACGATGACGATCACCAAGGCCGGCGGCGCGATTTGCGGGTCACTTCTGATCGCACTGCTGGGTTTGTGGTTCGCCGAGGGGCTTTATCATTCGGACACGGGTCACGGCGAAGAGCATGCTGCGGGCTATGCGATCATCGTCGAGAGCGAGGATGCCGGGGCCGACGTGGACGATGCCGTCCCCGAGGCCCCCTTCGAAGAGGTCTACGTCAACGCCTCCGCTGACGCGGGAGAGCGTCTCTGGCGGCAATGTTCGGCCTGTCACCAGCTCGAAGCCGGCGCGAATGCGACCGGCCCCTATCTTCACGGTGTCGTTGGACGGGCCAAGCATTCCGTCGATGGCTACGACTATTCCGATGCGCTCCTGTCACAGGATGGCGAATGGACGCCGGAGAACATCTCGGCCTTCCTCGAGAACCCGCGTGAATACGCGCCGGGCACCAAGATGGCCTACCGCGGCATGGAAGATGTCGAGGACCGGGCGAACCTGATCGCCTATCTCGCGACCTTCGGCGGCTGA
- a CDS encoding extracellular solute-binding protein, producing the protein MLARAAAIAILAAAPAAAQENVTVSHGYTNFGELKYGPDEVLAYVNPDAPKGGEISLATLATFDSFNPYARKGVAESTAADLVYERIMFSAADDPYGTYCYLCTTIEYPDDLEWLIINLREDVTFSDGTPMTAEDVVFTANLFLEQGIPEFRQAIGNFFSKIEATGPYQVRYEFGPDADFRTRVAQSGAWVAWSKAWFEESGQRLDDSSDRPFLGTGPYVLDRVDMGRNVVYRKDPDWWGADVPSNVGRHNFDAVRIEAFLDQTAALEAFKAGEYTVRTPGSAREWAVDYNFPAVERGDVIAETIPDGGIDAARGLAFNLRREKWQDPRVRDAVRMLFNFEWSNETLFNGLYERPYSVWGNSDLAADGPPTPGELAVLEPLVAEGLLDEAILTEDAVMPPVSDPSGNAPDRRTRREATRLLAEAGWTVGDDGLLRNEAGETLTLSIIQFDANLDRVMNPFIQNLRLVGIDASLRRTDTSQYVELRRNRDWDLSNIIPGQGYEPGPGLVQWFGSETREDSSRNIMGLADPAVDSLIESVVVSDTLDDLRDRTRALDRVLRAHGFWLAQWENRDIWVAYWNQYGRPDPLPPLAVGLLDFWWYEAEKAEALRASGAL; encoded by the coding sequence ATGCTCGCACGTGCCGCCGCCATCGCCATTCTCGCCGCCGCCCCCGCCGCGGCCCAGGAGAATGTCACCGTCAGCCACGGCTACACGAATTTCGGCGAGCTCAAATACGGCCCCGACGAGGTGCTGGCCTACGTCAATCCCGATGCGCCCAAGGGCGGCGAGATCAGCCTCGCGACGCTGGCCACCTTCGACAGCTTCAACCCCTACGCGCGCAAGGGCGTGGCGGAATCGACCGCCGCCGATCTGGTCTACGAGCGGATCATGTTTTCGGCCGCCGACGATCCTTACGGCACCTACTGCTATCTCTGCACGACAATCGAATATCCCGACGACCTCGAATGGCTAATCATCAACTTGCGCGAGGACGTGACCTTCTCGGACGGCACGCCGATGACCGCCGAGGACGTGGTGTTCACCGCGAACCTCTTCCTCGAACAGGGCATCCCGGAGTTCCGGCAGGCGATCGGCAACTTCTTCTCGAAGATCGAGGCGACCGGCCCCTACCAGGTCCGCTACGAGTTCGGGCCCGATGCCGACTTCCGGACGCGCGTGGCGCAATCCGGTGCCTGGGTCGCGTGGTCGAAGGCGTGGTTCGAGGAGAGCGGCCAGCGCCTTGACGATAGCTCCGACCGGCCCTTCCTCGGAACCGGGCCATATGTGCTCGACCGGGTCGATATGGGGCGCAACGTCGTCTACCGGAAGGATCCCGACTGGTGGGGCGCGGACGTGCCGTCGAATGTCGGGCGGCACAATTTCGATGCCGTCCGGATCGAGGCGTTTCTCGATCAGACCGCCGCGCTCGAAGCGTTTAAGGCGGGCGAGTACACCGTGCGCACGCCCGGATCGGCGCGCGAATGGGCGGTCGACTACAACTTCCCGGCGGTCGAACGGGGTGACGTGATCGCCGAGACGATCCCCGACGGCGGCATCGACGCGGCGCGCGGACTGGCCTTCAACCTGCGCCGCGAGAAGTGGCAGGATCCACGGGTGCGCGACGCGGTGCGGATGCTCTTCAACTTCGAATGGTCGAACGAGACGCTGTTCAACGGTCTCTACGAGCGGCCCTATTCCGTCTGGGGCAATTCCGACCTGGCCGCCGACGGCCCGCCCACGCCGGGCGAGCTGGCCGTGCTGGAGCCGCTGGTCGCCGAGGGCCTGCTGGACGAGGCGATCCTGACCGAGGACGCCGTCATGCCGCCGGTCAGCGATCCGTCGGGCAACGCGCCCGACCGCCGCACCCGCCGCGAGGCAACGCGGCTTCTGGCCGAAGCCGGCTGGACCGTGGGCGATGACGGCCTTCTGCGCAACGAGGCGGGCGAGACGCTGACGCTTTCGATCATCCAGTTCGACGCCAATCTCGACCGGGTGATGAACCCGTTCATCCAGAACCTGCGCCTTGTCGGGATCGACGCAAGCCTGCGCCGCACGGACACGTCGCAATATGTCGAGCTGCGCCGCAACCGCGACTGGGACCTGTCGAACATCATTCCGGGGCAGGGATACGAGCCGGGGCCGGGCCTCGTGCAATGGTTCGGCAGCGAGACGCGCGAGGACAGCAGCCGCAATATCATGGGTCTCGCCGATCCGGCGGTCGACAGCCTGATCGAGTCGGTCGTCGTCTCGGACACGCTCGACGATCTGCGCGACCGCACGCGCGCGCTTGATCGGGTGCTGCGCGCCCATGGCTTCTGGCTGGCGCAGTGGGAGAACCGGGACATCTGGGTGGCCTACTGGAACCAGTACGGGCGGCCCGATCCGCTGCCGCCGCTGGCGGTCGGCCTTCTGGATTTCTGGTGGTACGAGGCCGAGAAGGCCGAAGCCCTGCGGGCCTCCGGGGCGCTGTAA
- a CDS encoding microcin C ABC transporter permease YejB, with product MGAYILRRLLLMIPTLLGIMIINFTLVQFVPGGPVEQILAQLEGGGDVFGNISGASTELQEGQGQGNNSGYAGAQGLPQEFIDELEAQFGFDKPPLERFLNMMWDYMRFDFGESYFRSISVVDLVIEKMPVSITLGLWSTLIAYLISIPLGIRKAVRDGSGFDTWTSGVVIVAYAIPGFLFAILLLVVFAGGSYLQWFPLRGLTSDNFETLSPIGKALDYLHHIALPVLASTISAFAGLTLLTKNSFLDEIRKQYVVTAKAKGLPESRVLYGHVFRNAMLIVISGFPALFVSVFFGGSLIIETIFSLDGLGRLGFEAAVSRDYPVMFGTLFTFSLIGLVMGLITDLTYIWIDPRIDFESREA from the coding sequence ATGGGCGCCTACATTCTCCGACGTCTGTTGCTCATGATCCCGACGCTGCTCGGGATCATGATCATCAACTTCACGCTGGTGCAGTTCGTGCCGGGCGGCCCGGTCGAGCAGATCCTCGCCCAGCTCGAGGGTGGTGGCGACGTCTTCGGCAACATCTCCGGCGCCTCGACCGAGCTGCAGGAGGGTCAGGGCCAGGGCAACAACTCGGGCTATGCCGGCGCCCAGGGTCTGCCGCAGGAATTCATCGACGAGCTGGAGGCCCAGTTCGGTTTCGACAAGCCGCCGCTGGAGCGGTTCCTCAACATGATGTGGGACTACATGCGGTTCGACTTCGGCGAGAGCTACTTCCGCTCGATCTCGGTCGTGGACCTCGTGATCGAGAAGATGCCCGTATCGATCACGCTGGGCCTCTGGTCGACGCTGATCGCCTACCTCATTTCGATCCCGCTGGGTATCCGCAAGGCCGTGCGCGACGGCTCGGGCTTCGACACCTGGACCTCGGGCGTCGTGATCGTGGCCTACGCCATTCCCGGCTTCCTCTTCGCGATTCTGCTTCTGGTCGTCTTCGCGGGGGGCAGCTACCTGCAATGGTTCCCGCTGCGCGGCCTGACCTCGGACAATTTCGAGACGCTCTCGCCGATCGGCAAGGCGCTCGATTACCTGCACCACATCGCGCTGCCGGTGCTGGCCTCGACCATCTCGGCCTTCGCGGGGCTGACGCTCCTGACGAAGAACTCGTTCCTCGACGAGATCCGCAAGCAATACGTCGTCACCGCCAAGGCCAAGGGCCTGCCGGAAAGCCGCGTCCTTTACGGGCACGTCTTCCGCAACGCGATGCTGATCGTGATCTCGGGTTTCCCGGCGCTCTTCGTCAGCGTGTTCTTCGGCGGCTCGCTCATCATCGAGACGATCTTCTCGCTGGACGGGCTGGGACGGCTGGGCTTCGAGGCCGCGGTCAGCCGCGATTACCCGGTGATGTTCGGCACGCTCTTCACCTTCTCGCTGATCGGGCTGGTCATGGGGCTGATCACGGACCTGACCTATATCTGGATCGACCCCCGGATCGACTTCGAGAGCCGGGAGGCCTGA
- a CDS encoding ABC transporter permease yields MALSPLNQRRLRNFRKNRRAVWSLAIFTVLFGLSLIAELIANDKPLLVSYRGELHVPVFAFYPETAFGGDFQTEAAYTDIEVQCLIVSGGLEDCFDDPEGVIAEVEATNAVAGEPVEAGWILWPLIPYSYNTVNDIDGAAPSAPDGQHLLGTDDTARDVLARVIYGFRLSVMFALIVTLLTSVIGIAAGAVQGFFGGWTDLIFQRIIEILGGVPSLYIIIIVAAIIPMNFWLLVGLSVLFGWTALVGVVRAEFLRARNFEYVRAARALGVGNGTIMFRHVLPNAMVATLTFLPFLVTGSIAGLASLDFLGFGLPSSAPSLGELTLQAKQNLQAPWLAFTAFFTFAIMLSLLVFIFEGVRDAFDPRKTFA; encoded by the coding sequence GTGGCCCTCTCCCCCCTCAACCAGCGGCGGCTGCGCAACTTCCGCAAGAACCGGCGCGCCGTCTGGTCGCTGGCGATCTTCACGGTGCTGTTCGGGCTGAGCCTGATCGCCGAGCTCATCGCCAACGACAAGCCGCTCCTCGTCTCGTATCGGGGCGAGTTGCACGTGCCGGTCTTCGCGTTCTATCCCGAGACGGCGTTCGGCGGCGATTTCCAGACCGAGGCGGCCTATACCGATATCGAGGTCCAGTGCCTGATCGTGTCGGGCGGCCTTGAGGATTGCTTCGACGACCCCGAGGGCGTCATCGCCGAGGTCGAGGCGACGAACGCCGTCGCGGGCGAGCCGGTCGAGGCGGGGTGGATCCTCTGGCCGCTCATTCCCTACAGCTACAACACGGTGAACGACATCGACGGCGCGGCGCCCTCGGCCCCCGACGGCCAGCACCTGCTGGGCACCGACGACACTGCGCGCGACGTGCTGGCAAGGGTGATCTACGGCTTCCGCCTCTCGGTCATGTTCGCGCTGATCGTAACGCTGCTGACCTCGGTCATCGGCATTGCGGCGGGGGCGGTACAGGGCTTCTTCGGCGGCTGGACGGACCTCATCTTCCAGCGGATCATCGAGATCCTGGGCGGGGTGCCGAGCCTCTACATCATCATCATCGTGGCCGCGATCATACCGATGAACTTCTGGCTGCTGGTCGGGCTGTCGGTCCTGTTCGGCTGGACGGCGCTGGTGGGCGTGGTGCGGGCCGAGTTCCTGCGTGCGCGCAACTTCGAATACGTCCGCGCCGCCCGCGCGCTGGGCGTCGGCAACGGCACGATCATGTTCCGACACGTTCTGCCCAACGCGATGGTCGCGACGCTGACCTTCCTGCCGTTCCTCGTCACGGGCTCGATCGCGGGGCTGGCCTCGCTCGATTTCCTCGGCTTCGGCCTGCCCTCCTCGGCGCCGTCGCTGGGCGAGTTGACGCTGCAAGCCAAGCAGAACCTGCAGGCCCCGTGGCTGGCCTTCACGGCCTTCTTCACCTTCGCGATCATGCTGTCGCTGCTGGTCTTCATCTTCGAGGGCGTCCGCGATGCCTTCGATCCGCGGAAGACCTTCGCATGA
- a CDS encoding ABC transporter ATP-binding protein — translation MTALLEVRDLRIAFRQDGVTTEAVRGVSFTVEKGETVALVGESGSGKSITALSTVSLLPDSAQVSGSVTYDGAQMIGADEAELRRVRGNDVSFIFQEPMTSLNPLHTIEKQLAESIRLHQGLEGDAVRAKILDLLDKVGIQDAESRLPSYPHQLSGGQRQRVMIAMALANGPELLVADEPTTALDVTIQAQILELLADLKREEGMSMLFITHDLGIVRRFADRVCVMEKGVIVETGPVAEIFDRPQHPYTRKLLAAEPTGRPDPVPADAPEIVSTEHLKVWFPIQKGLLKRTAGYVKAVNDATLSVRAGETVGIVGESGSGKTTLALAIMRLISSEGAITLEGRRIDGLKSKALRPLRQAMQIVFQDPYGSLSPRMTVAEIVAEGLKLHDTGDTRPHRDQVAEILTEVGIDPAAMDRYPHEFSGGQRQRIAIARAMILRPKLVVLDEPTSALDQTVQVQVVELLRDLQAKYGLAYLFISHDLKVVRALSHKVMVMKRGDVVESGDAAQIFDAPADPYTRALMAAAFDLKAAEAIPA, via the coding sequence ATGACCGCGCTTCTCGAGGTCCGCGACCTGCGCATCGCCTTCCGCCAAGACGGCGTGACGACCGAAGCGGTTCGCGGCGTGTCCTTCACCGTCGAGAAGGGCGAGACCGTGGCCCTCGTGGGCGAGAGCGGGAGCGGCAAGTCGATCACGGCGCTCTCGACCGTCTCGCTCCTGCCCGACAGTGCGCAGGTCTCGGGATCGGTGACCTATGACGGCGCGCAGATGATCGGGGCCGACGAGGCCGAGCTGCGCCGCGTGCGCGGCAACGATGTCAGCTTCATCTTTCAGGAGCCGATGACCTCGCTCAACCCGCTGCACACGATCGAGAAGCAGCTCGCCGAGTCGATCCGCCTGCACCAGGGGCTTGAGGGCGACGCGGTGCGCGCGAAGATTCTCGACCTGCTCGACAAGGTCGGCATTCAGGACGCCGAGAGCCGGTTGCCCTCCTATCCGCACCAGCTGTCCGGCGGGCAGCGGCAGCGGGTCATGATCGCCATGGCGCTGGCCAACGGGCCGGAGCTTCTGGTCGCGGACGAGCCGACGACGGCGCTGGACGTGACGATCCAGGCGCAGATCCTCGAACTCCTCGCCGATCTCAAGCGCGAGGAGGGCATGTCGATGCTCTTCATCACCCATGATCTCGGGATCGTGCGGCGCTTCGCCGACCGGGTCTGCGTGATGGAGAAGGGGGTCATCGTCGAGACCGGCCCCGTGGCCGAGATCTTCGACCGGCCACAGCATCCCTATACGCGGAAGCTTCTGGCCGCCGAGCCGACCGGGCGACCCGATCCGGTGCCCGCAGACGCGCCCGAGATCGTGTCGACCGAGCACCTGAAGGTCTGGTTCCCGATCCAGAAGGGCCTCCTGAAACGGACGGCGGGTTACGTGAAGGCCGTCAACGACGCGACGCTGAGCGTGCGCGCGGGCGAGACGGTGGGCATCGTCGGCGAGAGCGGGTCGGGCAAGACGACGCTGGCGCTGGCGATCATGCGGCTGATTTCGTCCGAGGGCGCGATCACGCTGGAGGGCCGCCGCATCGACGGGTTGAAGTCCAAGGCCTTGCGCCCGCTCCGCCAAGCGATGCAGATCGTGTTCCAGGACCCCTACGGCTCGCTCAGCCCGCGCATGACGGTGGCCGAGATCGTGGCCGAGGGTCTCAAGCTGCACGACACGGGCGATACGCGCCCCCACCGCGACCAGGTGGCCGAGATCCTGACCGAGGTGGGCATCGACCCCGCCGCGATGGACCGGTACCCGCACGAGTTCTCGGGCGGGCAGCGGCAGCGGATCGCTATCGCGCGGGCCATGATCCTGCGCCCGAAGCTCGTCGTGCTGGATGAGCCGACCAGCGCGCTCGACCAGACGGTGCAGGTGCAGGTGGTGGAACTGCTGCGCGACCTGCAGGCGAAGTATGGCCTCGCCTATCTCTTCATCAGTCACGATCTGAAGGTCGTGCGCGCGCTCAGCCACAAGGTGATGGTGATGAAGCGCGGCGACGTGGTCGAGTCTGGCGACGCGGCCCAAATCTTCGACGCGCCCGCCGACCCCTATACGCGCGCGCTGATGGCGGCGGCGTTCGATCTTAAGGCGGCGGAGGCGATCCCGGCCTGA
- a CDS encoding D-alanyl-D-alanine carboxypeptidase family protein gives MPLIVALLLALPAQAAPYAEMVIDARTGEVLRSRNADARLHPASLTKMMTLYVAFEAVRLGEITLDTEVRISRNAANEQPSKLGLRAGQKIAFRYLIRAAAVKSANDAATAIGEAISGSEQAFAERMTRTARALGMGSTTFHNAHGLTQSGHLSTARDMTTMGRRLFYDYPQYYNLFSRVSTDAGITQVRNTNRKLLAAYRGADGIKTGYTRAAGFNLVSSAERGGVRIIATVFGGRSTAARNARIAELLDMGFDRAPRHVTERRPALPVYNGASRPGPSAPAVSVRPIMRGTLGVQLFASATLPSTVTPAPRPVAIEEQAAVPAPREVVTRASTSGGRVFAISLSRQPSRSAADKLLLRTALQELDTLDDALRQVNQAQGGYDPSFVGLSEREAERACTRLRAREVDCDVVQGS, from the coding sequence ATGCCGCTTATCGTCGCCCTTCTCCTGGCCCTTCCGGCGCAGGCCGCGCCTTATGCGGAGATGGTGATCGACGCACGCACCGGCGAGGTTCTCCGGTCGCGCAATGCCGACGCACGCCTGCATCCCGCCTCGCTGACGAAGATGATGACGCTTTACGTCGCCTTCGAGGCCGTGCGCCTGGGCGAGATCACGCTGGACACCGAGGTCCGAATCTCGCGCAACGCCGCCAATGAACAGCCCTCGAAGCTGGGCCTGCGCGCCGGACAGAAGATCGCCTTTCGCTACCTGATCCGCGCCGCCGCCGTGAAATCCGCCAACGACGCCGCGACTGCCATCGGCGAGGCGATCAGCGGCTCGGAGCAGGCCTTCGCCGAGCGCATGACCCGCACCGCCCGCGCCCTCGGGATGGGATCGACGACCTTCCACAACGCCCACGGCCTCACGCAGTCGGGCCATCTCAGCACCGCCCGCGACATGACCACGATGGGACGGCGGCTGTTTTACGATTATCCTCAATATTACAACCTCTTCTCGCGGGTCTCGACCGATGCGGGCATCACCCAGGTGCGCAACACAAACCGCAAGCTCTTGGCGGCCTATCGCGGCGCGGACGGCATCAAGACCGGCTACACCCGCGCGGCGGGCTTCAACCTCGTCTCCTCGGCCGAGCGGGGCGGGGTTCGGATCATCGCCACGGTCTTCGGCGGCCGCTCGACGGCGGCGCGCAACGCGCGCATCGCCGAGCTTCTGGACATGGGCTTCGACCGCGCGCCCCGGCACGTGACCGAACGGCGCCCCGCCCTGCCCGTCTATAACGGCGCATCGCGGCCCGGCCCCTCGGCGCCCGCGGTGTCGGTCCGCCCGATCATGCGCGGGACCCTCGGTGTCCAGCTCTTCGCCTCGGCGACGCTTCCCTCGACCGTGACGCCCGCGCCGCGCCCCGTCGCGATCGAGGAACAGGCCGCGGTCCCCGCCCCGCGCGAGGTCGTCACCCGCGCCTCGACATCCGGCGGGCGCGTCTTCGCGATCTCGCTCAGTCGCCAGCCGTCGCGCTCGGCGGCCGACAAGCTTCTGCTGCGGACGGCGCTGCAGGAGCTCGACACGCTCGACGACGCGCTGCGACAGGTGAACCAGGCTCAGGGCGGCTATGACCCCAGCTTCGTCGGGCTGTCGGAACGCGAGGCCGAGCGCGCCTGCACCCGGCTGCGCGCCCGCGAAGTCGATTGCGACGTCGTTCAGGGCAGCTAG
- the hemF gene encoding oxygen-dependent coproporphyrinogen oxidase has protein sequence MTETSTPRAAAAPDHARREAAAWFRTLRDRIVAAFEALEDVASPHADMPAGRFEVTPTTRSSDDGSDAGGGIMSVMRGGRHFEKVGVNWSEVHGTLAPRAQKAMAARGVPGMAEDPRFWASGISLVAHMRNPHVPAVHMNTRMFWTPHAWWFGGGSDLNPAIEYSEDTAHFHGEMQAACDAHEAGRYDRLKEWADEYFYVPHRGRARGVGGIFYDDLNTGDWDADFAFTRSVGEHFLPAFEPLVVKRRDQPWTEADKDAQLVHRGLYAEYNLVYDRGTKFGLETGHDANAVLMSLPPLAKWI, from the coding sequence ATGACCGAGACCTCGACCCCCCGCGCCGCCGCGGCCCCCGACCATGCCAGGCGCGAGGCCGCGGCTTGGTTTCGCACGCTGCGCGACCGAATCGTCGCGGCCTTCGAGGCGCTCGAGGACGTGGCCAGCCCCCATGCCGATATGCCCGCCGGACGGTTCGAGGTGACGCCCACGACACGCAGCTCCGACGACGGCTCGGACGCAGGCGGCGGGATCATGTCGGTGATGCGGGGCGGTCGGCATTTCGAGAAGGTCGGCGTCAACTGGTCCGAGGTGCACGGGACGCTCGCGCCGCGCGCACAGAAGGCGATGGCGGCGCGGGGCGTGCCGGGCATGGCCGAGGATCCCCGCTTCTGGGCCAGCGGCATCAGCCTCGTGGCGCATATGCGCAACCCGCACGTGCCTGCGGTCCACATGAACACGCGAATGTTCTGGACGCCCCATGCGTGGTGGTTCGGCGGCGGGTCCGACCTGAACCCCGCGATCGAGTATTCCGAGGACACGGCACATTTCCACGGCGAGATGCAGGCCGCCTGCGACGCCCACGAAGCGGGACGCTACGACCGGCTGAAGGAATGGGCCGACGAGTATTTCTATGTCCCCCACCGGGGCCGGGCGCGGGGCGTGGGCGGTATCTTCTACGATGATCTCAACACGGGCGACTGGGACGCGGATTTCGCCTTCACTCGATCCGTGGGCGAGCATTTCCTGCCCGCCTTCGAGCCGTTGGTGGTCAAGCGCCGGGACCAGCCCTGGACCGAGGCCGACAAGGACGCGCAGCTCGTACATCGCGGGCTCTATGCCGAGTACAACCTCGTCTATGACCGGGGCACCAAGTTCGGGCTCGAGACGGGGCATGATGCAAATGCCGTCCTGATGAGCTTGCCGCCGCTGGCCAAGTGGATCTGA
- a CDS encoding FAD-binding oxidoreductase, whose protein sequence is MDSYDFIVIGGGMMGAPCARYLAETGRSVALVAAPEPEDVQSWTGPFGSHFDAARITRHVAADPDWALASARAIARYADLEARSGQRIFHETGALMAGPTDGPLADWTRGFRQVAAGVPGATMLDTAEVRARLGLALPPGSIASYEATSGGWMDPRAMRQASQALAVQAGATLYTQHARARDDSTVTLADGTRIGADHVIVATGPHAASDGLLPARPALKVWARTIAFAELSEAEGARLAAMPSVIWAPEGWDHDLYMLPPVRYPDGKLYLKIGGQVDSPRIESAADMTAWFRSGGDAAVADRLLAEMRAVLPGLTTVRTMPGPCAVVWSATGYPYIERLSDRVTVLCGGNGASAKCGDEWGRLGAIAATGGRLNGEGYACDFRAVWA, encoded by the coding sequence ATGGACAGCTACGATTTCATCGTGATCGGCGGCGGCATGATGGGTGCCCCCTGCGCCCGCTATCTGGCCGAGACGGGGCGATCCGTCGCCCTTGTTGCCGCCCCGGAACCCGAAGACGTCCAGAGCTGGACCGGCCCGTTCGGCAGCCATTTCGACGCCGCGCGCATCACCCGCCATGTCGCTGCCGATCCCGACTGGGCGCTGGCCTCGGCCCGTGCCATCGCGCGCTACGCCGACCTCGAGGCGCGGTCGGGCCAACGTATATTCCACGAGACCGGCGCATTGATGGCCGGGCCGACCGACGGCCCGCTCGCCGATTGGACACGCGGCTTTCGGCAGGTCGCGGCGGGTGTGCCCGGCGCGACGATGCTCGACACCGCGGAGGTCCGGGCCCGCCTCGGCCTGGCACTGCCACCAGGTTCGATCGCGAGCTACGAGGCGACCAGCGGCGGCTGGATGGATCCCCGCGCCATGCGGCAGGCAAGCCAGGCGCTCGCGGTGCAGGCCGGTGCGACCCTCTACACGCAGCACGCCCGCGCGCGGGATGACAGCACGGTGACGCTGGCCGACGGGACGCGGATCGGGGCGGATCATGTGATCGTCGCCACAGGCCCCCATGCCGCTTCGGACGGGCTGCTGCCAGCGCGGCCCGCCCTCAAGGTCTGGGCCCGCACCATCGCCTTCGCGGAACTCTCGGAGGCCGAGGGCGCGCGGCTCGCCGCCATGCCGTCGGTCATCTGGGCGCCCGAGGGCTGGGACCACGACCTCTACATGCTGCCGCCCGTGCGCTACCCGGACGGAAAGCTCTATCTCAAGATCGGCGGCCAGGTCGACAGCCCCCGGATCGAGAGCGCCGCTGACATGACCGCGTGGTTCCGTTCGGGTGGGGACGCCGCGGTCGCCGACCGCCTGCTGGCCGAGATGCGCGCCGTCCTGCCGGGCCTCACCACCGTCCGGACGATGCCCGGCCCCTGCGCCGTGGTCTGGAGCGCGACGGGCTATCCCTATATCGAACGGCTCTCGGACCGGGTGACCGTGCTTTGCGGCGGCAACGGGGCCTCGGCCAAATGCGGCGACGAATGGGGCCGGCTGGGCGCGATCGCCGCCACCGGGGGTCGGCTCAACGGCGAGGGCTACGCCTGCGACTTCAGGGCGGTCTGGGCCTAG
- the hemE gene encoding uroporphyrinogen decarboxylase gives MKTLLRSLAGETLPVPPIWMMRQAGRYLPEYKATRAEAGDFLSLCYNPDLATEVTLQPIRRFGFDAAILFADILLVPQALGADLWFVTGEGPRLSTITGPEGVAALKGGDDIHDTLAPVYQTVRNLASALPSEVALIGFAGAPWTVATYMIAGRGTPDQAPAHALKDGDRATFEALLDRITEATIEYLDQQVQAGAEVVKIFDSWAGSLKGDDFAKYAVAPAKRIISELKARHPGLPVIAFPREAGDGYIGFHAATGADCVAVDDSVDAAWVAEHVQPDGCVQGNLKSSHMVTGGEALVSEVRRIRDALSGGPHIFNLGHGITPDADPDNVALMIETLRETASVPAS, from the coding sequence ATGAAAACCCTGCTGCGCTCCCTCGCCGGAGAGACCCTGCCCGTGCCGCCGATCTGGATGATGCGACAGGCGGGCCGCTACCTTCCGGAATACAAGGCGACGCGGGCGGAGGCCGGGGATTTCCTGTCGCTCTGCTACAACCCGGACCTTGCGACCGAGGTGACGTTGCAGCCGATCCGCCGCTTCGGGTTCGACGCGGCGATCCTCTTCGCGGACATCCTCCTGGTGCCGCAGGCGCTGGGGGCCGATCTCTGGTTCGTCACCGGCGAGGGCCCGCGCCTCTCGACCATCACCGGACCCGAGGGCGTGGCCGCGCTGAAGGGCGGCGACGACATCCACGACACGCTCGCCCCGGTCTACCAGACCGTGCGCAACCTCGCCTCGGCCCTGCCGTCCGAGGTGGCGCTGATCGGCTTCGCGGGCGCGCCCTGGACGGTCGCGACCTACATGATCGCCGGGCGCGGCACGCCCGACCAGGCTCCGGCCCATGCCCTGAAGGACGGTGATCGCGCGACCTTCGAGGCGCTGCTCGACCGCATTACCGAGGCCACGATCGAATATCTCGACCAGCAGGTGCAGGCCGGCGCCGAGGTCGTGAAGATCTTCGATAGCTGGGCCGGGTCGCTGAAGGGCGACGATTTCGCGAAATACGCGGTCGCCCCCGCCAAGCGCATCATATCCGAGCTGAAGGCCCGCCACCCCGGCCTGCCGGTCATCGCCTTCCCGCGCGAGGCGGGCGACGGCTATATCGGCTTTCATGCCGCGACCGGGGCCGATTGCGTGGCGGTCGATGACAGCGTCGACGCCGCCTGGGTCGCCGAACACGTCCAGCCCGACGGCTGCGTGCAGGGCAATCTCAAGTCGTCGCACATGGTCACCGGGGGCGAGGCTCTCGTCTCCGAGGTCCGGCGCATCCGCGACGCGCTCTCGGGCGGGCCGCATATCTTCAACCTCGGGCATGGCATCACGCCCGACGCGGATCCCGACAACGTCGCGCTGATGATCGAGACCCTGCGCGAGACGGCCTCCGTTCCCGCAAGCTGA